Proteins found in one Acidimicrobiales bacterium genomic segment:
- a CDS encoding VC0807 family protein: AVFGAVCVGSLWSKRPLIFRFALEFMGADTPKGRDFADRWRYPGFRHAFRVTTVVWGLAFLAEAAAQAAIVESASTGTAKATSTVMPWVVAAVVVAWNVPYAKRGQLMGELAADAARARGETRPTMPSLTIWVAVLASVEGVKVGTRA; encoded by the coding sequence CAGCGGTCTTCGGCGCCGTGTGCGTAGGCTCGCTGTGGTCGAAGCGACCGCTGATCTTCCGCTTCGCCCTTGAGTTCATGGGAGCCGACACGCCCAAAGGACGTGATTTCGCCGATCGGTGGCGCTATCCCGGTTTCCGCCACGCCTTCCGGGTCACCACGGTGGTCTGGGGTCTGGCTTTCCTCGCCGAGGCCGCCGCACAGGCCGCCATCGTCGAGTCAGCGTCGACGGGCACCGCCAAGGCCACGTCCACCGTGATGCCCTGGGTTGTCGCCGCCGTCGTGGTCGCCTGGAACGTCCCCTACGCCAAGCGTGGTCAGCTCATGGGTGAGCTTGCAGCCGACGCGGCTCGCGCCCGCGGTGAGACGCGCCCGACCATGCCGTCCTTGACCATATGGGTCGCCGTCTTGGCGTCCGTTGAGGGTGTGAAGGTCGGCACCCGCGCATGA